TTCGCTCAACTCATCTGGCTGCGATTCGATCAGCGAAATCCACACCAGATACGCCGCGATACTGCGTGCGCGGGCGGGGTTCGGCACCGCCTCCATCCAAGTGCGAATGGAGGGCGTTTCGGCAAGATTTCGCCCACGAGTCCGAGCATCGCGTTCGACCACGCCCCGAACCTGCCGCGATTCCGCTTGCAACCAGCCCCATGCCCATAAATGCGTCAGTTGCGATTGCTCCCAGAGGGCGTTCAACCAGCAGACGGCGGAATCCCCTGCGAGGTTGCTGCGGCCATACATCGCGGCCAATTCCGGCCAGAATTCGAGCATTTTTTGCGGGTCGAACTGTTCCAGCGACTCCAAAAATCGCGTCTCCAGCAATTGACGCCGCGAGGCCAGATCCGACAAGCGATCCGGTTCCACGAACGCTTCGACTGACCCGGAATCGGTCTTTTTCCGGCTGACGAATGTGCTGATCGACTCGGTAAGCGTCGGCGGGGGCAATTCGCTTTCCGACTGGCGGTCGGCGGGTTGATTGGTAGAGCGATCGCCGATCGCAGGGGGCGTCGTTAGTCGGGAGAACATGCGGGCAAAGCGTTCCCAAAATCGCGGCGGTGCGGGCGGGATTGCCGGCGCGGGCGATTCCGGCAGCGTCACTCGACCCGATTCCGTGGTGACGGCGGTTTGCGGTGCGGTGGCCGGCGACCATCTCGACCGCGTCGCGGGCTGTTCCACCCGCTGGAAAAATGGCAGATCGTCCAGAAACGCCGTCCCCGATTCCGAGATCGCGTGCGACCGCACCGGTGGCAACGAATATCGAACGTGGCTGAGAATCGGTTGGAATGCCTGCGTGGGGATGGATTCGATTCGGAAGCCGCCTTCCGTCGTGGGCATCAGCCAGATTGTCCGTACCTGATCCACACCCAGAAGCGAGCGGATCACGTCGCGTCGCAGAATCGGGGTAAGTCGCATCCCACTGGGAACAAACACGTTGGGGAGTTTCAGCAGGCCGGTGAATCCCTGACCGGATTCCGGTAGCCACACCAGCGGCTGACGCGGCACGCGCAATCGCAGCAGCAACCGCCACCCGCCATCGGGACGCGCCGACCAGGCGAAATTGAGCCGCGACAGCGTCCATTCTTCCATCGAATCGGCCATCGCATGCAGATGATGCTGATCCGCACAATCGATGACCCAAAATTCGGGGGAACTCGTGGCTGTGGTCGGAATCAATCGCAGCGGGTGCTGCATGCGAAGCGGGGCAGGGTGATCGCGCAGCGGCGGCTTGCGCGCGGGAAGTGGTAGGGGGTCGCTGGTTGCGGGCAAAAACGGCCCACGCGGAATCGTCCGCCAGCGATCCGACCGTTCCAGCACCAGCACCGCATCATCCGGCGGGGAAAGCTGATTTGCCAGCGGATGCGCCTGATTCAGCGGCACCCAGACATCGGGCACCTGCTCATGAAAAATGCGCACCGGGGTGAGTCGGTCGTGCAGTCGGCCGAGCAGAAATTCGGGCAATCGCTCGACCAAAAGCCAGCCCATTTCCGCATCGGGTTCCACCCAGCGAAAGCCGATGCGCTGGGGGGCAAATCGGCGGAGTTGGCCGATGATCTGCGGCATTTCCGAGATGGGAATTTCCAGCATCAGCGGACGCGGAGTTGGGCCGACATACGGCGTCAACGGAATCAGTTGCTGCCAGCAGGAAATCGGTTGCAGCATTTCGCTGGCACTGGAGCCAAGCACCCGCACGCCGAATCGCGTGAGCATGGTGACGAGATCCCGCGACAAGGGGACTTCCGGCCGCAGCCAGATTCGCCCCTGGGCGTCGCGTCCCGCTGATGCCGCGCCGCGCGTGATCGCCAGCGGGACAACCCCCGTGGCGAGTGCCCGACGCAAGGCATCTGGTTCGGGAAAGCACAGCACCGGCATGGTTACTCGACCCCTGTTGACGCACCTGGCACGCTTCGGCATGCGAGCCAAGCGGGTGCGGGTTATGGTCCCCAGGTTTCTCGCACCCATTCGCGGATTCGTTGGCCGCGACGCTCTTCGACGACGATAGCCCGTTCCAGCAGACGGATTTGATCCGCCATCGCCGACGTGCGCTTCTGCACATCCCGATGCAGGCGTTCGACATCGCGCTCCGCATCGCTGAGCGCCCGCGATTGGTCTTTCACCCGACGATAGGCCGTGGTCAATTCATCGTCGAGATCGTCCAGACTCCGCTGCAATTGCGAGAGTTGCTGATGGAATGCCCGCAATTCTTTGCCTTTTTCTTTGAGATATTCCAGATTCGTCTTCTGGGCCGCCTGCCACAATTGCAGTCGTTCGCGGGCCATCTGCGGCGATTTCAGCAACAGTTCGGGCGTGAGTGCGAGTTTCGCTTCGGTCGATTCCGCAATCACGCCAATGGGCAACGTCACAATTGGCTTGAGGCGATCCTCCAACTCGCGCGGTTCGCGGTCGAGTTTGGCATTGCGAAGCGATTGGGCCAGAGATTGGGCCAAGCGTTCGGCACCGGGCAAATCGCGCCGCCGATCGACGCATTCGATCACCGCTTCTGCCTGTTCGGTCCAGGTCTCCACCTCCCGACGAAACTTGTCGGCCCAGCGGCTGACTTCCCGGAATTCCGGTTCTTCATCGTCGATGGTGTCGGAAAATTGTTTCGGTTCCAAGGCCGGATAGCGTTCCGTGACTCGTTCGAGCGATTCGCGGAATCGTTCGAGTCGCTGTTTGGCGGCCTGCAATTCCAATTCGCTGGGTTGGGCGAACGGTTGGGCACGGAGCGCGGCCACCCCGATGCCGCCTGAGCATACCACCGCAGGCACCAGCAACCCCAACAGGGCCATTCGCCATCCAGACGGCATGGGCAAAACTCCGTGGGGGCAGAATCGCCCCCGAGAAGAGATCCGACGCGATTGGTGCCCACGCGCTTCCGGGGCACTCGATTCCGGCTTATTCGCTTCCGCTGAGCCGCCGCCGCATGTCGCGGTGGATTCGGCGACGCACCAGAAATTCATCTTCGTCCAACCAACGGCGAGCATTCGGCCCCTGGGTGAATTCATCGCTGACAATGGAATTCACAACATCTTCGATAATGTTCAAATGCAACCGGGAATAGTAGGCCGACGTCGTAAAGCTATTCGTCAGCGGTTGCAAACGCTTGAACATTTCTTCGAGTCGGGCCAAGGTCGTCTCGGCGGGCAACCGCGAAAGTGCGGCCACATAGGCGCGGGTCAACTGGGTGTAGTGCAATGGCTGCATGCGTGGCTGCGAGACGGCCGGCTCGAACAGCATATGCCGGGCTTCTTCCATCACCGGTTCCGCCAGTTCGGCGCGACCCGAATCGATCCACCCGGAGCCGAGATACAACAACGTCCGCACCATCTGCCAGGCGTTGGTTGCTTCAGCTTTGATGACTTGATCCACGGGCCGATTGTTGAGAATCAGCGTTGAAATCTCGTCGATCATCGCTTGGGCTTGA
This DNA window, taken from Tuwongella immobilis, encodes the following:
- a CDS encoding coiled-coil domain-containing protein; the encoded protein is MPSGWRMALLGLLVPAVVCSGGIGVAALRAQPFAQPSELELQAAKQRLERFRESLERVTERYPALEPKQFSDTIDDEEPEFREVSRWADKFRREVETWTEQAEAVIECVDRRRDLPGAERLAQSLAQSLRNAKLDREPRELEDRLKPIVTLPIGVIAESTEAKLALTPELLLKSPQMARERLQLWQAAQKTNLEYLKEKGKELRAFHQQLSQLQRSLDDLDDELTTAYRRVKDQSRALSDAERDVERLHRDVQKRTSAMADQIRLLERAIVVEERRGQRIREWVRETWGP